The following are encoded together in the Streptomyces rapamycinicus NRRL 5491 genome:
- a CDS encoding ABC transporter ATP-binding protein, translated as MTDSTTSTGSTGSLLLRVDDLHVEIAGRDRTVHALDGVSLDLAPGEALGIVGESGCGKTMTALSVLGLLPGGGRITGGSIDFGGTDLATATEPALRGVRGNSIGMVFQDPLTSLNPTMTIGAQVAEPLLLHKGLGKAEAWQRAEEMLRLVGLPAPGERLKNYPHQLSGGMRQRVAIAMALICEPELLIADEPTTALDVTTQAQILELIDDLRSRLGMAMILVTHDLGVIARRVDRVAVMYAGKTVERAGVRTLFAAPRHRYTQALFAALPERAADGSQPLATIPGLPPSLVTRPAGCRFAPRCGFATGECREAEPELSEVVLPLPAASRNGDSASAPGPRTAPHGPATGDMPEGRAGAARRGAHAFACFHPVDPAVDPVAEVVPAAPATPLSRAGETLLALTDVTKDYPLHSNPFALRRRAAAAVVSAVAGVSLTVRRGETFGIVGESGCGKSTLGRLVVGMEEPTRGTVRFADRDIAALDRRALRAHRREVQLMFQDSYASMDPRMRVGAILREPLVIQGIGDRAAQNARIAGLLDDVGLDRGAVDRYPHEFSGGQRQRLGLARALALSPSLVVADEPVSALDVSVQAQILNLMRDLQREKGLAYLFISHDLAVVRHLADTVGVMYLGKLVETGPAASVFDAPLHPYTRGLLDTAEQPDPAAEAAGAPLGGEAPSAADPPSGCRFRTRCPAAQEICARIEPAPAEPAVPGHRVACHFPLVAAAGG; from the coding sequence ATGACCGACTCCACCACGTCCACCGGCTCCACCGGATCTCTCCTGCTGCGTGTCGACGATCTCCATGTCGAGATCGCGGGCCGCGACCGCACCGTGCACGCCCTCGACGGAGTCTCCCTGGACCTCGCCCCGGGCGAGGCGCTGGGCATCGTCGGCGAGTCCGGCTGCGGGAAGACCATGACCGCGCTGAGCGTGCTCGGCCTGCTGCCGGGCGGCGGCCGGATCACCGGCGGCTCCATCGACTTCGGCGGTACGGACCTGGCGACCGCGACCGAACCGGCGCTCCGGGGCGTTCGCGGCAACTCCATCGGCATGGTCTTCCAGGACCCGCTCACCTCCCTCAACCCGACCATGACCATCGGCGCCCAGGTCGCGGAGCCGCTGCTGCTGCACAAGGGCCTGGGCAAGGCGGAAGCGTGGCAGCGGGCCGAGGAGATGCTACGGCTGGTCGGCCTGCCGGCCCCCGGCGAGCGGCTGAAGAACTACCCACACCAGCTCAGCGGCGGCATGCGGCAGCGCGTCGCCATCGCCATGGCGCTGATCTGCGAGCCCGAGCTGCTGATCGCCGACGAGCCGACGACCGCGCTCGACGTCACCACACAGGCCCAGATCCTGGAGCTCATCGACGATCTGCGGTCGCGTCTGGGCATGGCGATGATCCTGGTCACGCACGACTTGGGGGTGATCGCCAGACGGGTGGACCGGGTGGCGGTGATGTACGCGGGCAAGACGGTGGAACGGGCGGGCGTGCGCACCCTGTTCGCGGCCCCGCGCCATCGGTATACGCAGGCGTTGTTCGCCGCGCTGCCGGAGCGGGCAGCGGACGGGTCGCAGCCGCTCGCCACGATTCCGGGCCTGCCACCGTCCCTTGTCACGCGGCCCGCGGGTTGCCGGTTCGCGCCACGGTGCGGCTTCGCGACCGGGGAGTGCCGGGAGGCGGAGCCAGAGCTGTCCGAGGTGGTGCTGCCCCTGCCTGCCGCTTCCCGGAACGGGGACTCCGCCTCGGCCCCCGGTCCGAGGACGGCGCCGCACGGTCCGGCCACCGGGGACATGCCCGAGGGGCGGGCGGGAGCCGCCCGTCGCGGCGCACACGCTTTCGCCTGCTTCCACCCCGTCGACCCCGCCGTCGATCCCGTCGCCGAAGTCGTCCCCGCCGCCCCCGCCACGCCCCTGTCCCGTGCCGGCGAGACCCTGCTCGCGCTCACCGACGTCACCAAGGACTACCCCCTGCACAGCAACCCCTTCGCGCTCCGCAGGCGCGCCGCGGCCGCCGTCGTGAGCGCCGTCGCCGGGGTGTCGTTGACCGTCAGGCGTGGCGAGACCTTTGGCATCGTGGGGGAGTCGGGCTGCGGCAAGTCCACGCTCGGACGGCTGGTCGTCGGCATGGAGGAGCCGACTCGCGGCACCGTCCGCTTCGCGGACCGTGACATCGCCGCGCTGGACCGGCGCGCGCTGCGCGCCCACCGGCGCGAGGTGCAGCTGATGTTCCAGGACTCGTACGCGTCCATGGACCCGCGGATGCGGGTCGGCGCGATCCTGCGGGAGCCGCTGGTCATCCAGGGCATCGGCGACCGTGCCGCGCAGAACGCGCGGATCGCCGGGCTGCTGGACGACGTCGGGTTGGATCGCGGCGCCGTGGACCGCTACCCGCACGAGTTCTCCGGCGGCCAGCGCCAGCGCCTCGGGCTGGCCCGCGCGCTCGCGCTGTCACCGTCGCTGGTGGTCGCCGACGAACCCGTCTCGGCCCTCGACGTCTCCGTACAGGCACAGATCCTGAATCTGATGCGGGACCTGCAGCGCGAGAAGGGGCTGGCCTATCTGTTCATCTCGCACGACCTGGCCGTGGTGCGTCATCTCGCGGACACGGTCGGCGTGATGTATCTGGGCAAGCTAGTCGAAACAGGACCAGCGGCCTCGGTATTCGACGCGCCGCTGCATCCCTACACCCGCGGGCTGCTGGACACCGCCGAGCAGCCCGACCCGGCGGCCGAGGCCGCCGGGGCGCCGCTGGGCGGCGAGGCCCCCTCGGCCGCCGACCCGCCCTCGGGCTGCCGGTTCCGCACCCGCTGTCCGGCCGCTCAGGAAATCTGCGCCCGGATCGAGCCCGCCCCCGCCGAGCCGGCCGTGCCGGGACACCGGGTGGCCTGCCACTTTCCGCTGGTCGCCGCGGCCGGGGGGTGA
- a CDS encoding helix-turn-helix transcriptional regulator, with product MLDDVHTTSVSPVFIGRAQELATLEDALARATAGEPQVLLVGGEAGVGKTRLIDEFLASAVAAGAVAAVGGCVEIGADGLPFAPVSTVLRSLRRKLGTELDGAAAGQEGELARLLPELGETSRASRDGDGRARLFELTVRLLERLAAERTLVVAIEDLHWADRSTRELLGYLFRSLLSARLLVVATYRSDDIHRRHPLRPFLAEVDRMREVRRIELSRFTRGEVHAQLTGINGAEPERELVDRIFERSDGNAFFVEEIARSLNEGCATGLSESLRDLLLVRVEALPEEAQGVVRILAEGGSSVEYELLRAVARLGEDELIDALRSAVGANILRPTADDSGYRFRHSLVREAVRDDLLPGERSRLNRRFAEALEAEPALVRADERAARLASYWYHAHDPAKALPAVLQASVAARRRYAHAEQLRLLERAMELWEDAPEEIRRAQRPMDYAEVYPARGCEDQALRHLDLLAEVVVAAHMSGQRERALTVSKRALRTLNRGGDDPLRAAWFWTQQGKLMEGLARGDGWEELSRAQELVRGLPPSPVHAEVMAQVAGWTMTHRPGAEGLAAAERAVELARLVGAESTELNARLTLGYFTGDSGDVERGLAEMRKVCERALDLGDISVLGRCYVNLASVLEGVGRSAEAVQTAEEGARVLDRVGLVDSRAWVYGNLAESLFSLGRWDAAEAAALKTRRLALGTKPRGTAANRLVQLALARGEWDTAERELTAAREHYGARNTEPQYTLQITGHAIELAAARGRILEVRALLNRAVEAGFPPGMQRYAWRLLSTAAAAESAARGLPTAGPGRGEALARLRAAVKRVPQPVPVWRAHAAMVQAELARAEGRDRPDLWAEATAAFAALDRPYPLARARHRWAEALLTPHQAPSGEGASDQGAPGEGAHDQAALGRGGSGEGAPGRGASGQGASGEGASRQGASGRGGSDQGALGRGAHGQGAHGRGASVRADREHATELLAQAHAVADRLGARPLREEIELLARRARLPLASAATRAALDASPGRTPALPPSPGSPAPAAEPAEPADPAEELGLTPRERDVLRLVADGRSNRQIAEELFISPKTASVHVSNILAKLGVSGRTEAAAVAHRLRLVDGLADGAAAAR from the coding sequence ATGCTCGACGACGTGCACACCACGTCCGTCAGCCCGGTGTTCATCGGCCGCGCCCAGGAGTTGGCGACCCTCGAAGACGCGCTCGCCCGCGCCACCGCGGGCGAGCCGCAGGTGCTGCTGGTGGGGGGAGAGGCGGGGGTCGGCAAGACCCGGCTCATCGACGAGTTCCTGGCCTCGGCCGTGGCCGCGGGGGCGGTCGCCGCGGTCGGCGGCTGTGTGGAAATCGGCGCCGACGGGCTGCCGTTCGCGCCCGTGTCCACCGTGCTGCGCTCACTGCGCCGCAAGCTGGGCACCGAGCTGGACGGGGCCGCCGCCGGGCAGGAGGGCGAACTGGCCCGGCTGCTGCCCGAACTGGGCGAGACCTCCCGCGCGTCCCGTGACGGCGACGGCCGGGCCCGGCTGTTCGAGCTCACGGTACGGCTGCTGGAGCGGCTGGCCGCGGAGCGCACCCTCGTCGTCGCCATCGAGGATCTGCACTGGGCCGACCGCTCCACCCGCGAACTGCTCGGCTATCTCTTCCGCTCGCTGCTCAGCGCCCGGCTGCTGGTCGTGGCCACCTACCGCTCCGACGACATCCACCGCCGCCATCCGCTGCGCCCCTTCCTCGCCGAGGTGGACCGGATGCGCGAGGTGCGGCGCATCGAGCTGTCCCGCTTCACCCGCGGCGAGGTGCACGCCCAGCTGACCGGGATCAACGGGGCCGAGCCGGAGCGCGAGCTGGTCGACCGGATCTTCGAGCGCAGCGACGGCAACGCCTTCTTCGTGGAGGAGATCGCCCGCTCCCTCAACGAGGGCTGCGCCACCGGGCTCAGCGAATCCCTGCGCGATCTGCTGCTGGTGCGGGTCGAGGCGCTGCCCGAGGAGGCCCAGGGGGTGGTGCGGATCCTCGCCGAGGGCGGCTCCTCGGTGGAGTACGAACTGCTGCGCGCGGTCGCCCGGCTGGGCGAGGACGAACTGATCGACGCGCTGCGGTCCGCCGTCGGGGCGAACATCCTGCGCCCCACGGCCGACGACAGCGGCTACCGCTTCCGGCATTCGCTGGTGCGCGAGGCCGTGCGCGACGATCTGCTGCCCGGGGAGCGCTCCCGGCTCAACCGGCGCTTCGCGGAGGCCCTGGAGGCCGAGCCCGCGCTGGTACGGGCCGATGAGCGGGCCGCCCGGCTGGCCAGCTACTGGTACCACGCACACGACCCAGCCAAGGCCCTGCCCGCCGTGCTCCAGGCGTCCGTCGCCGCGCGACGGCGGTACGCCCACGCGGAACAGCTGCGGCTGCTGGAGCGGGCCATGGAGCTGTGGGAGGACGCACCCGAGGAGATACGGCGGGCGCAGCGGCCCATGGACTACGCGGAGGTGTACCCCGCCCGCGGCTGTGAGGACCAGGCGCTGCGCCATCTCGATCTGCTCGCCGAGGTGGTGGTGGCCGCCCATATGTCCGGGCAGCGGGAGCGGGCGCTGACCGTCAGCAAGCGGGCGCTGCGGACGCTGAACCGGGGCGGTGACGACCCGCTGCGGGCCGCCTGGTTCTGGACCCAGCAGGGCAAACTGATGGAGGGCCTGGCCCGCGGTGACGGCTGGGAGGAGCTGAGCCGGGCCCAGGAGCTGGTGCGCGGACTGCCGCCGTCCCCCGTGCACGCCGAGGTCATGGCGCAGGTGGCGGGCTGGACGATGACCCACCGGCCAGGTGCCGAGGGCCTGGCCGCCGCCGAACGGGCGGTGGAGCTCGCCCGGCTGGTCGGCGCCGAGAGCACGGAACTGAACGCCCGCCTGACACTGGGCTACTTCACCGGTGACTCCGGCGACGTCGAGCGCGGGCTGGCCGAGATGCGCAAGGTCTGCGAGCGGGCCCTGGACCTCGGTGACATCAGCGTCCTGGGGCGCTGCTATGTCAATCTGGCCTCGGTGCTGGAGGGGGTCGGCCGGTCGGCCGAGGCGGTGCAGACCGCCGAGGAGGGCGCCCGGGTCCTGGACCGCGTCGGCCTGGTGGACTCCCGGGCCTGGGTCTACGGGAATCTGGCCGAGTCGCTGTTCTCCCTGGGCCGCTGGGACGCGGCGGAGGCGGCGGCCCTGAAGACCCGGCGGCTCGCCCTCGGCACCAAGCCGCGCGGCACCGCCGCCAACCGGCTCGTCCAGCTGGCGCTGGCGCGCGGGGAGTGGGACACGGCGGAGCGCGAGCTGACCGCCGCCCGGGAGCACTACGGCGCCCGCAACACTGAACCGCAGTACACCCTCCAGATCACGGGGCACGCCATCGAACTCGCGGCGGCCCGTGGCCGGATCCTGGAGGTCCGGGCCCTGCTGAACCGGGCCGTGGAGGCCGGTTTCCCGCCCGGGATGCAGCGCTACGCCTGGCGGCTGCTGTCCACGGCCGCCGCGGCCGAGTCGGCCGCGCGCGGACTGCCCACGGCCGGGCCGGGCCGGGGCGAGGCGCTGGCCCGCCTCCGAGCGGCGGTGAAGCGGGTGCCGCAGCCCGTACCGGTGTGGCGGGCCCACGCGGCGATGGTCCAGGCCGAACTGGCGCGCGCCGAGGGCCGGGACCGGCCCGACCTCTGGGCCGAGGCCACGGCCGCCTTCGCCGCGCTGGACCGCCCCTATCCACTGGCCCGCGCCCGCCACCGCTGGGCGGAAGCACTGCTCACCCCACACCAGGCCCCCTCTGGCGAGGGCGCCTCAGATCAGGGCGCCCCCGGCGAAGGCGCCCACGACCAGGCTGCTCTCGGTCGGGGCGGCTCCGGCGAGGGTGCCCCCGGCCGAGGTGCCTCGGGCCAGGGTGCCTCCGGCGAGGGCGCTTCCCGCCAGGGTGCCTCGGGCCGGGGCGGCTCCGATCAGGGTGCACTCGGCCGGGGTGCCCACGGCCAAGGTGCCCACGGCCGGGGTGCCTCGGTCCGGGCCGATCGCGAGCACGCCACCGAACTGCTCGCCCAGGCGCATGCCGTGGCGGACCGGCTCGGCGCCCGTCCGCTGCGCGAGGAGATCGAGCTGCTGGCCCGGCGCGCCCGGCTGCCCTTGGCGTCCGCCGCGACCCGCGCCGCGCTCGACGCGTCCCCGGGCCGCACCCCCGCACTGCCCCCGTCCCCGGGCTCCCCGGCCCCGGCAGCCGAGCCCGCCGAACCCGCCGATCCGGCCGAGGAGCTGGGGCTGACACCACGGGAGCGGGATGTGCTGCGGCTGGTCGCCGACGGGCGCAGCAATCGCCAGATCGCCGAGGAGCTCTTCATCTCGCCCAAGACGGCCAGCGTGCATGTCTCCAACATCCTGGCCAAGCTGGGCGTCTCGGGCCGGACCGAGGCAGCCGCCGTGGCCCACCGACTGCGGCTGGTGGACGGCCTGGCCGACGGCGCGGCGGCGGCCCGCTGA
- a CDS encoding ABC transporter permease encodes MTATAAGTAPAVDETAVPTPSLARRTLAVFTRNKLALAGAVVLVALSAFCFLGPLFHSTDQVHTDLGQANLAPGSPGHPLGTTDLGYDMLGRLMTGGRTSLEVGLAAGLLATFIGTVYGSVAGYFGGWLDAAMMRITDAALAIPALFLLVVVAAIVTPSKLVLILIIASVAWLSPARLIRGEALALRSRDYIHAMRLMGGGGTRAVFRHIVPNAIGTVVVNATFQIADAILYVAYLSFLGLSIPPPAADWGSMLSAGITYTQVGYWWLIFPPGIAIVLVVAAFNFIGDGLRDAFDVRLQKRGGNR; translated from the coding sequence GTGACCGCCACAGCCGCCGGGACCGCACCCGCCGTCGACGAGACGGCCGTCCCCACCCCGAGCCTCGCCCGCCGCACCCTCGCCGTCTTCACCCGCAACAAACTGGCCCTGGCCGGAGCGGTGGTGCTGGTGGCGCTGAGCGCCTTCTGCTTTCTCGGCCCGCTGTTCCACTCCACCGACCAGGTGCACACCGATCTGGGCCAGGCCAACCTCGCGCCCGGCAGCCCCGGCCATCCGCTGGGCACCACCGACCTCGGCTACGACATGCTCGGCCGGCTGATGACCGGCGGCCGGACCTCCCTGGAAGTGGGCCTGGCGGCGGGGCTTCTCGCCACGTTCATCGGCACCGTCTACGGCTCGGTCGCGGGCTACTTCGGTGGCTGGCTGGACGCGGCCATGATGCGGATCACCGACGCCGCGCTCGCCATCCCCGCCCTCTTCCTGCTGGTCGTCGTCGCCGCGATCGTCACGCCCAGCAAACTGGTGCTGATCCTCATCATCGCCTCGGTCGCCTGGCTGTCCCCGGCCCGCCTCATCCGCGGTGAAGCGCTCGCCCTGCGCAGCCGGGACTACATCCACGCCATGCGGCTCATGGGCGGCGGCGGGACGCGCGCCGTCTTCCGGCACATCGTGCCGAACGCGATCGGCACCGTCGTCGTCAACGCCACCTTCCAGATCGCCGACGCGATCCTTTACGTCGCGTATCTGTCGTTCCTCGGCCTGTCCATCCCGCCGCCCGCCGCCGACTGGGGCTCCATGCTCAGCGCGGGTATCACCTACACCCAGGTCGGCTACTGGTGGCTGATCTTCCCGCCGGGCATCGCGATCGTGCTCGTCGTCGCCGCCTTCAACTTCATCGGGGACGGGCTGCGGGACGCCTTCGACGTGCGGCTCCAGAAGCGCGGAGGCAACCGCTGA
- a CDS encoding MMPL family transporter, whose translation MAALARWCLRRRAIVIVLWLAAFAGVAAAAAVTGSAYSNDYDIPGTDSSKVSALMERRLPDRAGDSDTIVWHTADGTGTVRAPGVERRMTAALRQVADLPGVASVTGPYGAVSASGPYGAGDTGRSGGSGGLGEAGDNSRISADGHTAYATVVFREPAADLGEAEVRRVLDTVRSAASGAKGLQVEMGGAGAGLTERTGPAHLSEAIGVGVAAVVLFLAFGSLAATLLPIATALIGVGTAYAAIGLLGHAMTIADFAPMLGILIGLGVGIDYALFIVTRHRKGLRRGLSVEQAAQRAVATSGRAVVFAGATVCLALLGMLVLRLSFLNGVAVAAALTVALTVAASLTLLPALLGLIGMRALSRKERRRLAERGPEAAASQGLCARWALYVERHPKLLGAVAAALIAVLALPTFSLHLGTSDQGNGSSASTTRRAYDLLAEGFGPGFNGPLTLIGSMDGADDRMAFTQLSETLRTIHGVASVSAADLGGGGDTGVITVVPTTAPQSRDTSDLVGRLRAEVLPRAEEGSSLRVYVGGLTAGYDDFAAVIVSKLPLFVGVVVALGCALLLLAFRSIGIPIKAAVMNVAAVASSFGVVVAIFQWGWGSELLGLGRAGPIEPFLPVIMVSVLFGLSMDYQVFLVSRMYEEWRRTRDNRTAVRVGLAETSRVINSAAVIMIAVFSAFVLSGDRIIAMFGIGLAAAVALDAFVLRTLLVPALMHLLGGANWWLPGLLERLLPRISIEAEGDGAGDAAGDADGDGQGPASGPVAVPVPLPGQSANGATHAGTARSPVP comes from the coding sequence ATGGCCGCACTCGCCCGCTGGTGTCTCAGGCGCCGCGCCATCGTCATCGTGCTGTGGCTGGCCGCCTTCGCCGGGGTCGCCGCGGCGGCGGCCGTGACGGGTTCGGCGTACTCCAACGACTACGACATCCCGGGCACCGACTCCTCCAAGGTCTCCGCCCTGATGGAGCGGCGGCTGCCGGACCGGGCGGGGGACAGCGACACCATCGTCTGGCACACCGCGGACGGCACGGGCACCGTACGCGCCCCAGGGGTCGAGCGGCGGATGACGGCGGCGCTGCGGCAGGTGGCGGACCTGCCCGGCGTCGCCTCCGTGACCGGCCCGTACGGCGCCGTCTCCGCGTCCGGCCCGTACGGCGCCGGTGACACCGGCCGGTCGGGCGGATCCGGCGGGCTCGGCGAAGCCGGTGACAACAGCCGGATCAGCGCCGACGGGCACACCGCCTATGCCACCGTCGTCTTCCGCGAACCGGCCGCCGACCTGGGCGAGGCGGAGGTGCGCCGGGTGCTCGACACGGTGCGCTCCGCCGCCTCCGGGGCCAAGGGCCTCCAGGTCGAGATGGGCGGTGCGGGCGCCGGGCTCACCGAGCGAACCGGGCCCGCCCATCTGAGCGAGGCCATCGGGGTCGGCGTGGCCGCCGTGGTGCTCTTCCTCGCCTTCGGCTCGCTCGCGGCGACGCTGCTGCCGATCGCCACCGCGCTCATCGGCGTCGGCACCGCGTACGCGGCCATCGGGCTGCTCGGCCACGCCATGACGATCGCCGACTTCGCGCCCATGCTCGGCATCCTGATCGGTCTCGGCGTGGGGATCGACTACGCGCTGTTCATCGTCACCCGGCACCGCAAGGGGCTGCGCCGTGGGCTGTCGGTCGAACAGGCCGCCCAGCGCGCGGTGGCCACCTCGGGGCGCGCGGTGGTCTTCGCGGGCGCGACCGTCTGTCTCGCGCTCCTCGGCATGCTCGTCCTGCGGCTGTCCTTCCTCAACGGGGTGGCGGTCGCGGCGGCGCTCACCGTCGCCCTTACGGTCGCCGCCTCGCTCACCCTGCTGCCCGCGCTGCTCGGCCTGATCGGCATGCGGGCCCTGAGCCGGAAGGAGCGCAGACGGCTGGCCGAGCGGGGTCCGGAGGCCGCGGCGTCCCAGGGCCTGTGCGCCCGCTGGGCGCTCTACGTCGAGCGTCACCCCAAGCTGCTGGGAGCGGTCGCGGCCGCCCTCATCGCGGTGCTCGCCCTCCCCACCTTCTCGCTCCACCTGGGCACCTCGGACCAGGGCAACGGCTCCTCGGCCTCGACCACGCGACGGGCCTACGACCTGCTGGCCGAGGGGTTCGGACCAGGTTTCAACGGCCCATTGACGCTGATAGGCAGCATGGACGGGGCCGACGACCGTATGGCCTTCACCCAACTGTCCGAGACCCTGCGCACCATCCACGGAGTGGCCTCGGTGAGCGCCGCGGACCTGGGCGGAGGCGGCGACACCGGCGTCATCACGGTCGTCCCCACGACGGCACCGCAGTCACGGGACACCTCCGACCTCGTCGGACGGCTGCGCGCAGAGGTGCTGCCCCGGGCCGAGGAGGGCAGCTCGCTGCGGGTCTACGTGGGCGGGCTGACCGCGGGCTACGACGACTTCGCCGCGGTGATCGTGAGCAAGCTGCCGCTGTTCGTGGGGGTGGTGGTGGCGCTGGGATGTGCGCTGTTGCTGCTCGCGTTCCGCAGCATCGGCATCCCGATCAAGGCGGCGGTCATGAACGTGGCCGCCGTCGCGTCGTCCTTCGGCGTGGTGGTCGCGATCTTCCAATGGGGCTGGGGCAGCGAACTGCTGGGGCTGGGCAGGGCGGGCCCGATCGAGCCCTTCCTACCGGTGATCATGGTGTCGGTGCTCTTCGGGCTCTCCATGGACTACCAGGTCTTCCTGGTCAGCCGGATGTACGAGGAGTGGCGGCGCACCCGCGACAACCGCACCGCGGTCCGGGTGGGGCTCGCCGAGACCAGCCGGGTCATCAACTCCGCGGCTGTCATCATGATCGCGGTCTTCTCGGCATTCGTGCTGAGCGGCGACCGGATCATCGCGATGTTCGGCATCGGGCTGGCGGCCGCGGTCGCCCTGGACGCCTTCGTCCTCCGTACGCTCCTGGTGCCCGCGCTGATGCATCTGCTCGGCGGCGCCAACTGGTGGCTGCCGGGCTTGCTGGAGCGGCTGCTGCCGAGGATCAGCATCGAGGCGGAGGGCGACGGCGCGGGCGACGCCGCGGGCGATGCCGATGGCGATGGCCAGGGCCCGGCGTCCGGACCGGTGGCGGTGCCCGTGCCACTGCCGGGGCAGTCCGCGAACGGCGCGACGCACGCCGGTACGGCACGGTCGCCGGTGCCCTAA
- a CDS encoding ABC transporter permease, whose protein sequence is MIRFLIKRTAQAAVVLLLVSVIVFVLLHQLPGGPARAILGPKATPQAVEHFNHQQGYDRSLPLQYVKYLGRLLTGDLGESYKLNQTVSSLLADRLPKTLVLTGLAIALAAVLAIPLGILQAVRRGRAADYLLTGMAFLAYATPVFFLGLVLILVFSQQLQLFPAEAPQADTVGGILGDLPGLVLPVVTMALGVIAAFSRYMRSAVLDNLGEEYVRTARAKGQSSARIMARHVLRNALIPLATLLGLYLPTLFSGALVVESMFNYPGMGLLFWNAAQGSDFPVLLGVTLVVGVATVIGSLITDIAYAVLDPRIRSVS, encoded by the coding sequence GTGATCCGCTTTCTGATCAAGCGCACCGCGCAGGCCGCCGTCGTCCTGCTGCTCGTCTCCGTCATCGTCTTCGTGCTCCTGCACCAGCTCCCCGGGGGCCCCGCCCGCGCCATCCTCGGCCCCAAGGCCACTCCGCAGGCGGTCGAGCACTTCAATCACCAGCAGGGCTACGACCGCTCGCTCCCTCTCCAGTACGTGAAGTACCTCGGGCGGCTGCTCACCGGCGACCTCGGCGAGTCGTACAAGCTCAACCAGACGGTCTCCTCGCTGCTGGCCGACCGGTTGCCCAAGACCCTCGTACTGACCGGACTGGCCATCGCCCTCGCCGCCGTCCTCGCGATTCCGCTGGGCATCCTCCAGGCCGTACGCCGGGGCAGGGCCGCCGACTACCTCCTCACCGGGATGGCCTTCCTCGCCTACGCCACCCCCGTCTTCTTCCTCGGCCTGGTCCTGATCCTCGTCTTCAGCCAACAGCTCCAGCTCTTCCCGGCCGAGGCGCCGCAGGCGGACACCGTCGGCGGCATCCTGGGCGACCTTCCCGGGCTCGTGCTGCCCGTGGTGACCATGGCGCTCGGCGTCATCGCCGCCTTCAGCCGCTATATGCGCTCGGCGGTCCTGGACAACCTGGGCGAGGAATACGTCCGCACCGCGCGGGCCAAGGGCCAGTCCAGCGCGCGGATCATGGCCCGCCATGTGCTGCGCAACGCGCTCATTCCGCTCGCCACCCTCCTCGGCCTCTATCTCCCGACCCTCTTCAGCGGCGCGCTCGTCGTGGAGTCGATGTTCAACTACCCGGGGATGGGGCTGCTGTTCTGGAACGCCGCCCAGGGCTCCGACTTCCCGGTGCTGCTCGGGGTGACCCTCGTCGTCGGCGTCGCCACCGTCATCGGCTCGCTGATCACCGATATCGCGTACGCCGTCCTCGACCCCCGGATCAGGAGCGTCTCGTGA